A window from Gammaproteobacteria bacterium encodes these proteins:
- a CDS encoding HlyD family type I secretion periplasmic adaptor subunit, with protein MTKMEIIKSDRLVFVAAIVCLISMGGFILWSALAPMAEGVAAFGNIVVENNRKVVQHLEGGILEEVLVREGDVVEAGQPLVVISDVAATSGRAQLAQDLVNYKASVIRLTAILNKNSTADFSSIQNSGVELEQFNESLARQQSLFLQQRQTIIADLEVLQSRQSGFRDSANNKQAQIDNLNRSLDLLRKDLKLKREYLAEQLIQADQVTQLEREEANLMADISRLTTEQQNDRSQVREIDRQLTQTRARFYEKINTDLLEARAKASEINERLTAAQDVVNRTQVFAPQAGKVLNLKFNTKGGVVRAGEQILEIVPSESELVAVVQVRPADRDTVYEGLSVDTRLSGLHSWQMPSLEGTVENVSADLKSSPNGDYTYYEARVSIDAAALAEMNIEVIPGMPVEAFINSGKTRTLFDYLFEPISAIVRRGARS; from the coding sequence ATGACCAAGATGGAGATCATTAAAAGCGATCGATTGGTGTTTGTGGCCGCCATTGTGTGCCTGATCTCGATGGGCGGTTTCATCCTGTGGTCGGCGCTGGCGCCGATGGCCGAAGGCGTGGCGGCATTCGGCAACATTGTGGTGGAAAACAACCGCAAAGTGGTGCAGCATCTGGAAGGCGGCATTCTCGAAGAGGTTCTGGTGCGTGAAGGCGACGTGGTCGAAGCCGGGCAACCCCTGGTGGTTATTTCCGACGTGGCCGCGACTTCCGGTCGCGCCCAACTGGCCCAAGACCTGGTGAATTACAAAGCCTCGGTCATCCGCTTAACCGCGATCCTGAACAAAAACAGCACGGCCGATTTCAGTAGCATTCAGAACTCAGGCGTCGAACTCGAGCAATTTAACGAGTCCTTGGCGAGACAGCAAAGTTTGTTCTTGCAACAACGTCAAACCATCATCGCAGATCTTGAAGTGCTGCAATCGCGACAGAGCGGGTTCCGCGACAGTGCCAACAATAAACAGGCACAGATCGATAATTTAAATCGCTCCCTTGACCTGCTGCGTAAAGATCTCAAACTCAAACGCGAGTATCTGGCCGAACAATTGATCCAGGCCGATCAGGTGACCCAACTGGAACGGGAAGAAGCCAATTTGATGGCGGATATTTCGCGCCTTACCACCGAACAACAAAATGATCGTTCTCAAGTGCGTGAAATTGATCGACAGCTCACGCAAACCCGGGCGCGTTTTTATGAAAAGATCAATACCGACTTGCTGGAAGCGCGTGCCAAGGCCTCGGAAATAAATGAGCGCCTGACCGCGGCCCAAGATGTGGTTAACCGCACCCAGGTGTTTGCGCCACAAGCCGGCAAAGTTTTGAATTTGAAATTCAACACCAAGGGCGGGGTGGTGCGTGCCGGGGAACAAATTCTCGAGATCGTACCCAGTGAAAGTGAACTGGTGGCGGTGGTTCAGGTGCGTCCGGCCGATCGTGACACCGTGTATGAAGGCTTGAGTGTGGATACTCGATTGTCTGGCTTGCACAGCTGGCAAATGCCGAGTCTGGAAGGCACCGTAGAAAATGTCAGTGCCGACCTGAAAAGCTCTCCCAATGGCGATTACACCTATTACGAAGCCCGGGTCAGTATCGATGCCGCCGCGCTGGCCGAAATGAACATTGAAGTGATCCCGGGTATGCCGGTTGAGGCCTTTATCAATTCGGGCAAAACCCGTACCTTGTTCGATTATTTATTTGAACCCATCAGCGCCATCGTACGGCGTGGTGCCCGCTCCTAG
- a CDS encoding TolC family protein, with the protein MLLRKTLFQYSVFCLTLLLCLTLTSPARAMADIPAKPACLSLEDALHVNARLDPAIGEAQTEQARAEARLKQVRYDWYPQLRGYGRTASGQTGLVDGRTDNQVGVVLSQRVYDFGRGRLEKDAAYSRVQASGFGVTDVTNDSSLDVAVTYLNILEAAESLQAAKVRENDLNSVAAGVARRLETNLITAAEARSIEADRSNAVANRIEVELQLAEAQSKLAILTASSGKVCEHLPPIKTQLEKHMPESLTESLQYAHAGSRLQAAAADRKAALAELGIAKRARLPVIEVQAVAAEIYNKDLNSWESSNRVGLDISSPLLGGRYGGQRDEAAANLRAAKLGVDRMRREITESTTLTWERISAFEKLAESRKNARESLRLETQALRKEFEKGLRTYQEIKTVEADLQLAVLQEIEARYLAHKQRVKLLVLTNLLITFQ; encoded by the coding sequence ATGTTATTACGCAAAACCCTGTTCCAATATTCCGTTTTTTGCCTCACTCTGTTGTTGTGCCTGACACTCACCAGTCCGGCCAGGGCGATGGCCGACATACCTGCCAAGCCTGCTTGTTTATCATTGGAAGACGCTTTACACGTGAATGCCCGGCTTGATCCGGCCATTGGTGAAGCCCAGACTGAACAAGCCCGCGCCGAAGCCAGACTCAAACAAGTCCGTTACGACTGGTACCCGCAATTACGCGGTTACGGGCGTACCGCCTCCGGGCAAACCGGTTTGGTTGATGGGCGTACCGATAACCAGGTGGGGGTGGTACTCTCACAACGGGTGTACGACTTTGGACGTGGCCGACTTGAAAAAGACGCAGCGTATTCACGCGTGCAGGCTTCCGGCTTCGGTGTCACTGACGTGACCAATGATTCATCTCTGGATGTGGCGGTTACCTATTTAAATATTCTGGAAGCGGCCGAGAGTCTGCAAGCGGCCAAAGTTCGCGAGAACGATCTCAATAGTGTGGCGGCCGGTGTGGCACGGCGTCTGGAAACCAACCTCATTACGGCCGCGGAAGCCCGCAGCATAGAAGCGGATCGCTCAAATGCAGTAGCCAATCGCATTGAAGTGGAATTACAACTGGCGGAAGCGCAATCCAAATTAGCCATTTTGACCGCAAGCTCCGGCAAGGTGTGTGAGCATTTACCGCCGATCAAGACCCAGCTCGAAAAACACATGCCCGAAAGCCTCACGGAATCCCTGCAATACGCGCACGCCGGCAGTCGTTTGCAAGCCGCGGCCGCTGACCGTAAAGCGGCACTGGCCGAACTGGGTATTGCGAAACGGGCACGCTTACCGGTCATCGAGGTGCAAGCGGTGGCTGCCGAGATCTACAACAAAGACCTGAATAGCTGGGAGAGCAGCAACCGGGTTGGACTGGATATTTCTTCACCCTTGCTGGGCGGACGCTATGGCGGACAACGCGACGAAGCCGCGGCCAATTTGCGCGCAGCCAAACTCGGAGTCGATCGCATGCGTCGCGAGATCACAGAAAGCACCACGCTGACCTGGGAACGCATATCTGCATTTGAAAAACTCGCTGAATCGCGTAAAAATGCACGGGAAAGTTTGCGTCTGGAAACCCAGGCCTTGCGCAAAGAATTTGAAAAAGGCTTGCGTACCTATCAGGAGATCAAGACGGTGGAAGCCGATCTGCAATTGGCCGTATTACAAGAAATTGAAGCGCGTTATCTTGCCCATAAACAACGAGTCAAGCTTCTTGTCTTGACCAATCTGTTGATCACTTTTCAATAG
- a CDS encoding ATP-binding cassette domain-containing protein, with product WLGVVGAIILLIIAVFSEIQTRDNVMQAQSAENSAQNFATGLARQQSAIVSMGMADVAFRNWAQQKAFASGLYLQGSEASGIYGSTTRGIRIILTIGALGLGAWLVLQQQSSPGVIIAGTILLGRALAPIDQSVGMWRQIIRVRQAWAELQERHQSDEAQEHATTPMPRPDAKVQFENLEVACPGSEKPLLPKFNLSLQAGSMIALVGGIGSGKTSLLQTTAGAWPPFSGAVHLGGRDLHRWDMVDRGRYVGYLPQDSELLFGTVAQNIGRFSNAPTEAVIETARFVGCHEMIMSLPDGYDTVVGPGGIHLSAGQKQIIGITRALFGQPVMLLLDEPTANLDAATVQQLKNVLTQVKASGAIVIMATHDLRLVEISDNVVMLTPENIKMLSSADYFAGLRKAHPAFIKQGSAQSGDGQ from the coding sequence TGGCTCGGGGTGGTGGGCGCCATTATTTTATTGATCATTGCGGTTTTTTCCGAGATACAAACCCGCGATAACGTGATGCAGGCGCAAAGCGCCGAGAACAGTGCCCAGAATTTTGCCACCGGTCTGGCGCGCCAACAGTCTGCCATCGTGAGTATGGGCATGGCCGATGTGGCTTTTCGGAACTGGGCGCAACAAAAAGCCTTTGCCAGCGGATTGTATTTGCAAGGCTCGGAAGCCTCGGGCATTTACGGCTCCACCACCCGCGGTATTCGCATTATCCTGACCATCGGTGCCCTCGGACTTGGCGCCTGGCTGGTACTGCAACAACAATCTTCACCGGGTGTGATCATCGCCGGTACCATCTTACTGGGACGGGCCTTGGCGCCTATCGACCAGTCGGTGGGCATGTGGCGTCAGATCATTCGCGTGCGTCAAGCCTGGGCCGAATTACAAGAACGCCACCAGTCCGACGAGGCGCAAGAACACGCCACCACCCCGATGCCGCGTCCGGACGCCAAAGTGCAATTCGAGAATCTGGAAGTGGCGTGTCCCGGGTCTGAGAAACCACTCTTGCCCAAATTTAATTTAAGCTTGCAAGCCGGCAGCATGATCGCATTGGTCGGTGGCATCGGCAGCGGCAAAACCTCTTTGTTACAAACCACCGCCGGCGCCTGGCCGCCCTTCAGTGGCGCCGTGCATCTGGGCGGGCGTGACCTGCATCGCTGGGACATGGTGGATCGCGGGCGTTACGTGGGTTACCTGCCACAAGACAGCGAATTACTCTTTGGTACCGTGGCCCAGAATATCGGACGCTTTAGCAACGCCCCGACCGAGGCCGTGATCGAGACTGCACGCTTTGTGGGTTGTCATGAAATGATCATGAGTCTGCCCGACGGTTACGACACTGTGGTCGGCCCCGGCGGCATTCATCTCTCCGCCGGACAAAAACAGATCATCGGCATCACACGCGCCTTGTTTGGTCAACCAGTGATGCTTTTGCTCGACGAACCCACCGCCAATCTGGATGCGGCCACCGTGCAGCAACTCAAGAACGTGCTCACGCAGGTCAAGGCCAGTGGCGCCATTGTCATCATGGCCACCCACGACCTGCGTTTGGTCGAGATCTCGGATAATGTGGTGATGCTGACCCCGGAAAACATCAAAATGCTGAGTTCGGCCGATTACTTCGCCGGTTTACGCAAAGCGCATCCCGCCTTCATCAAACAGGGCAGTGCACAATCCGGAGACGGCCAATGA